One window of Candidatus Micrarchaeia archaeon genomic DNA carries:
- a CDS encoding prepilin peptidase, whose protein sequence is MFESFLLQRIELSGEAVRVAIALAGTAAAAFYDLRNNRTVPDRVLYAFLALALLANLVYFQPEVFVYGIAAAALIFGAGYLSYKLGYVGEADVYVLTSLALLLPVFPSWAKAL, encoded by the coding sequence ATGTTCGAGTCGTTCCTGCTTCAGAGAATAGAGCTGTCCGGGGAAGCCGTGCGCGTGGCAATCGCGCTCGCAGGCACAGCAGCTGCCGCGTTTTACGATTTGCGCAACAACCGCACGGTGCCAGACAGGGTGCTCTACGCGTTCCTCGCGCTCGCACTCCTGGCCAACCTGGTTTATTTCCAGCCTGAAGTGTTCGTATACGGCATTGCGGCCGCGGCGTTAATATTCGGCGCGGGCTACCTCTCGTACAAGCTCGGCTACGTCGGGGAAGCAGATGTGTACGTGCTCACCTCGCTCGCGCTCCTGCTCCCTGTATTCCCGTCCTGGGCAAAGGCGCTGTT
- a CDS encoding tRNA pseudouridine(54/55) synthase Pus10, with the protein MIRLCGRCMERNRAGLQRCADSECYLCRGASSMVDEMVGKALVLIPQDWKKFAISSEIPPDMLAREEEVWDLGLGVSIKSWLNSALAGRIEKATGLEYNFANADGRIVFNFSRMGVRAERSDLFIFGRYKKLSPVLAQSVWTCSSCSGKGCKECDFKGVRYDSVEALLAQAAKDIYGAKDVELHASGREDVDVLNLAGRPFVLELRKPQEGKLDLALLAGKANSGGAVEISGLQYASNSEVALVSDSHFDKAYEAEIEIKGFEPADLGKILALEGAVLSQRTPKRVAHRRSDLVRRRKILGLRLLSEAPLRLLILAEAGTYIKEFVNGDAGRTRPSVGEATGKDAKCIKLLVAQIHDDFLDDVMG; encoded by the coding sequence ATGATTCGCCTCTGCGGCAGATGCATGGAGCGCAACCGCGCCGGACTCCAGCGGTGCGCGGATTCCGAATGCTACCTGTGCAGGGGCGCGAGCTCAATGGTAGATGAAATGGTCGGGAAAGCGCTCGTGCTGATTCCGCAGGACTGGAAAAAATTCGCGATAAGCTCGGAAATCCCGCCAGACATGCTGGCCAGGGAGGAAGAGGTATGGGACCTAGGGTTGGGCGTCAGCATAAAGAGCTGGCTCAACAGCGCCCTCGCAGGGCGCATCGAAAAAGCCACTGGTTTGGAATACAATTTCGCGAACGCTGATGGACGGATAGTGTTCAATTTCTCGCGCATGGGCGTGCGCGCCGAACGTTCCGACTTGTTCATCTTCGGCAGGTACAAGAAGCTCAGCCCGGTCCTGGCGCAGAGCGTGTGGACATGCTCATCCTGTTCAGGAAAAGGCTGCAAGGAGTGCGATTTCAAGGGAGTGAGGTACGATTCGGTGGAGGCGCTCCTCGCGCAGGCGGCGAAAGACATCTATGGCGCCAAAGACGTTGAGCTGCACGCTTCAGGGCGCGAGGACGTGGACGTGCTCAACCTCGCAGGAAGGCCGTTCGTTCTTGAGCTGCGCAAGCCGCAGGAAGGGAAGCTGGACCTCGCGCTCCTGGCAGGAAAAGCGAACTCCGGAGGCGCAGTGGAAATTTCCGGGCTGCAATACGCAAGCAACTCCGAAGTCGCGCTCGTCTCGGATTCCCATTTCGACAAGGCCTACGAGGCCGAGATTGAAATCAAGGGCTTCGAACCCGCGGACTTGGGGAAAATTCTCGCACTTGAGGGCGCAGTACTCAGCCAGCGCACCCCGAAGCGGGTGGCGCACAGGCGCAGCGACCTGGTGCGCAGGAGGAAAATACTCGGGCTGCGCCTGCTTTCCGAAGCTCCGCTGCGCCTCCTCATCCTCGCCGAGGCAGGGACCTACATAAAGGAGTTCGTGAACGGGGACGCGGGCAGGACAAGGCCGAGCGTGGGCGAAGCAACCGGCAAGGATGCGAAGTGTATAAAGCTTTTGGTGGCACAGATACATGATGATTTCCTTGACGATGTCATGGGATGA